The Paenibacillus sp. YPG26 genome includes a window with the following:
- a CDS encoding alpha/beta hydrolase, with protein sequence MPKLTVGTENNAPIELYYEDLGAGKPIVLIHGWPLSGRSWEKQVPALIEAGYRVITYDRRGFGQSSQPWNGYDYDTFAADLNKLLEHLDLREAALVGFSMGGGEVARYVGAYGSDRISKAVFAAAVPPYLYKSDDNPEGGLNDATIQDFQNGVRGDRLAFLDNFTKGFFAAGDRTDLVSEPFRQYNLDIAASASPKGTLDCIGAFSYTDFREDLAKFNIPTLIIHGDADAIVPIEVSGARSHKAISGSKLVVIEGGPHGLNATHADEFNRALIEFLGS encoded by the coding sequence ATGCCAAAGTTAACAGTAGGTACAGAGAATAACGCGCCGATTGAGCTGTATTATGAGGATCTGGGTGCAGGCAAGCCGATTGTACTGATTCATGGATGGCCCCTGAGCGGCCGTTCGTGGGAAAAGCAGGTACCTGCGTTGATTGAAGCCGGTTACCGGGTGATTACATACGACCGACGTGGGTTTGGACAATCCTCGCAGCCATGGAATGGCTATGATTATGATACTTTTGCGGCGGATTTGAATAAGCTCCTTGAACATTTGGACCTGCGTGAAGCTGCGCTTGTAGGCTTCTCCATGGGAGGCGGCGAGGTTGCAAGATATGTCGGTGCTTATGGAAGTGACCGGATAAGCAAGGCAGTATTCGCGGCTGCCGTGCCTCCGTACCTGTATAAATCAGATGACAATCCGGAAGGGGGACTGAACGATGCAACGATTCAGGACTTCCAGAACGGAGTACGTGGCGACCGTCTGGCCTTTCTCGACAACTTTACCAAGGGATTCTTCGCAGCTGGAGACAGAACGGATCTGGTAAGCGAGCCATTCCGGCAGTATAACCTTGATATTGCAGCGTCTGCTTCTCCAAAAGGAACACTTGATTGTATCGGAGCGTTCAGCTATACCGATTTCCGGGAAGATTTGGCGAAGTTCAATATTCCTACGCTCATAATTCATGGCGATGCAGATGCCATCGTTCCTATTGAAGTCAGCGGGGCGAGAAGCCATAAAGCGATCTCAGGAAGTAAGCTCGTTGTTATAGAAGGCGGACCGCATGGCCTCAATGCAACGCATGCGGATGAGTTCAACAGAGCACTGATTGAATTCCTCGGCAGTTAA
- a CDS encoding ASCH domain-containing protein: MNEASQQYWNDYWNSLDQCKPAKVSAWQFGASPDHLAQLVINGVKTATCSGLVFYEIENEPLPSIEDYSIILSSKDEPLAIIKTTDVTLMPMNEVPEEFAIAEGEGDRTYSYWRQAHEQFFTRELSRIGLEYSEEMMLVCERFELVDVNRMS, translated from the coding sequence ATGAACGAAGCATCACAGCAATATTGGAACGACTACTGGAATTCTCTAGACCAGTGCAAGCCAGCAAAAGTAAGTGCGTGGCAATTCGGAGCAAGTCCGGACCATTTGGCCCAGTTAGTCATTAACGGAGTGAAAACAGCCACCTGCTCAGGACTTGTCTTCTATGAGATTGAGAACGAACCACTGCCTTCTATTGAAGACTACAGCATTATCTTGAGCAGCAAGGATGAACCGTTAGCAATTATTAAGACAACTGATGTGACCCTCATGCCCATGAATGAAGTTCCTGAGGAGTTTGCTATTGCAGAAGGTGAAGGAGATCGAACTTATTCGTATTGGAGACAAGCACATGAACAATTCTTCACTAGGGAGTTAAGTCGGATCGGGCTGGAATATTCGGAAGAAATGATGCTGGTGTGCGAGCGTTTTGAATTAGTAGATGTGAATAGGATGTCATGA
- a CDS encoding toxic anion resistance protein, whose translation MSFSLEIASPEEIKAAIEEEVKPVPEEVAKLKELADSNVAAIMELDLDSLEKRREILQSIDTFGVNTMKLSSDKNTLLQVSVGKLSKTGDEGGQVAKGLAELHLQLKDLDPSVIDFAKQGFLGMFFNPIRAYFLKFQKADIVIADIVTSLDKGKATLRNDNTTLEIEQQTLRDLTKKLQKEIELGSLMDEAIGSQIEAAKVRNEDPDRVRFITEEVLFPLRQRVMDLQQMLVVNQQGIMAIEVIIRNNKELIRGVDRAKNVTISALKISVTVASALYNQKIVLKKIELLNQTTNELIAGTSRMLKNQGAEIHKQSLETSISVDTLKQAFTDVLSALDSISNYKQEALPKMHDTINQFRELADSGEAQIQRLEKGHKLGL comes from the coding sequence ATGTCGTTTTCGTTGGAGATAGCAAGTCCGGAAGAAATCAAGGCAGCGATTGAAGAGGAAGTTAAACCTGTACCTGAAGAGGTTGCGAAGCTTAAAGAGCTTGCTGATTCCAATGTAGCCGCAATTATGGAGCTGGATTTGGATTCACTGGAGAAGCGCAGAGAAATTCTGCAATCCATTGATACATTCGGTGTAAATACTATGAAATTGTCATCAGATAAAAATACATTGCTGCAGGTATCAGTAGGGAAGCTGTCCAAGACGGGTGATGAAGGCGGCCAAGTGGCCAAAGGCCTTGCTGAACTTCATTTACAGCTTAAGGACCTTGATCCAAGCGTAATCGATTTTGCCAAGCAGGGGTTTCTGGGGATGTTCTTTAACCCGATACGAGCATACTTTTTGAAGTTCCAAAAAGCGGATATTGTCATTGCGGATATTGTTACTTCTCTAGATAAAGGGAAGGCTACGCTTAGAAATGATAACACGACTCTAGAGATTGAGCAGCAGACGCTGCGGGACCTAACCAAGAAGCTGCAAAAAGAGATTGAACTGGGCAGTCTGATGGATGAAGCCATTGGATCTCAAATAGAAGCGGCAAAAGTGCGGAATGAAGACCCCGACCGGGTCCGTTTCATCACTGAGGAAGTTCTGTTCCCTCTTCGTCAGCGGGTGATGGATTTGCAGCAGATGCTCGTAGTTAACCAACAGGGGATCATGGCTATTGAAGTGATTATTAGGAACAATAAAGAGCTCATCCGCGGGGTAGACCGAGCGAAGAATGTAACGATTTCGGCACTGAAGATTTCTGTAACGGTAGCCAGTGCACTTTATAATCAGAAGATTGTCCTGAAGAAGATCGAACTTCTTAACCAAACGACGAATGAGCTAATAGCGGGCACGTCCCGCATGCTGAAGAATCAGGGTGCAGAGATCCATAAGCAATCCCTAGAGACTAGTATTTCTGTAGATACATTGAAGCAAGCCTTCACAGATGTACTATCAGCACTGGATTCAATCAGTAACTATAAGCAGGAAGCTCTGCCCAAAATGCACGATACAATTAATCAGTTCCGTGAACTTGCTGATAGTGGAGAGGCTCAGATACAGCGGCTTGAGAAAGGCCATAAGCTAGGGCTGTAG